Part of the Candidatus Brocadia sinica JPN1 genome, GCCGGTGAATGTGCCTGTGTATCGGTGCACGGCGCTAACCGGTTGGGCTGTAATTCGCTACTTGACCTTGTGGTGTTTGGGCGCAGGGCAGGGAAAAAGATACTCCAGGCACTGGATGGTCTTGCCTGGGTCTCGTTGCCCGATCAACCAGAAAGGGATACTCTTGCAAAGATCGATCGTTTGAAGAGGCGACAGGATGGAGAAAAGGCCGGGGTATTGAGGAATGAGATGCAAGAGGCCATGATGGCGTATTGCTCCGTATTCCGTAACAAGAAAGACCTGAATAAAGCCCTTGCAACTATCCGGTCTTTAATGGAACGATATGAGGGAGTTGCAATAGACAATCGCGGGCTTGGATTTAACACAGACCTTACGGAAGCCCTTGAATTGGAATCTTTACTCAACCTGTCATATATAATCCTGGTTTCTGCATTGGCAAGGGAAGAAAGCCGTGGCGCTCATTTCAGGGAAGATTATCCCGAAAGGGATGATCAAAACTGGCTCAAACATACCTTAATCCGGAAGACTATGGACGGTTATCGCCTCTTCTACAAGCCGGTGACTATTACACGATTTGAACCAAAACCGAGGGTGTATTGATGTGGAAATGAAATTCAGGATATACCGCTTTGATCCGGATGCAGATAAAGAACCTTATTACCAGAAGTATCAGATTTCTGCCAATCCTTCGGATCGTATACTGGATTGCCTCAACCGGATTAAATGGGAGCAGGATGGAACACTCAGTTACCGGATGTCCTGCGGCCATGGGGTGTGCGGTTCCGACGCCATGAAAATCAACGGTCGCTGCGCCCTGGCTTGCCAGAAGCTGGTAAAAGAGTATGAAGGGCAGGAGGTAGTTCTGGAACCACTCCCTTCTTATAAGGTGCTCAAAGACCTGGTTGTGGACCTGGAGCCATTCTTCGAGAAAGTAAAACTTGTTCGTCCTTATTTGATCTCTGAAACCATTCCTCCGGAAAAAGAGCGTTCGCAATCACCAGAGAACAGCAAACAGCTGGACACTGCTATCAGATGCATCTTGTGTGCCTGTTGCATGGGTGCCTGCCCGGTGGTTAACGAAAACGAGCGGTTTATAGGTCCTGCCCCTCTGGTATGGGCATTCAGGTACATTTTTGATTCGCGGGATGATAAGTATCGGGACCGGCTCAGGCAATTGGATTATCCTGATGGAGCATGGGCATGTGTCAACCACTATGAGTGCACACGCGTTTGTCCAAAAGAGATCCCGGTTACAAAATACATAAATACTATTAAACAGGAGATACAGAAAACAAAGGACAAAAGTAGTCCGGCATGATAGTACAAAACGTCTTATCAAAGACAGAAATATACTGCTTATGATACTTGCATTCCCATAGGGTATGTGTTACACTCTTTTCACTTGCAGCTCGTTTTTTACGAATCAGCGCCAAAATATAGGTTGCTATCCTGAGAAAGGGGCATTTCTTTTTTTTCTATGGCTGAATGATGATGTTTTTTATGAGCACTGTTCGTTCCCCTGCGCCCCGCTACTTTCCCACAAAATTGAACAAGTATCTGAAAGACATTGCACCTTATAGTATTCTGGCAGCAATATCGGTCGTCGTTTTTCTTAACACCCTGAGCAATACCTTTGTTTACGACGACTCTGCAACCGTCGTAAACAATAACCTGATTAAGAACTGGAAAAACCTCCACTCAATCTTTTCCTTTCATTATTTTATTCTCTCCGGAGAACTTAGCTATCGTCCCGTTGTTACGCTATCGTATTTTGCCGATTATTTCCTTTGGGGTTTAAATCCTGCTGGTTTTCATCTTACAAACATCCTCCTTCAAACAGCAAATACCGTATTGTTTTACGTCTTTGTGAAACAGGTTACGAAGGCAAATACAGCAGCCTTTATCTCTACGCTATTATTTGCCACTCATCCGATTCTCACCGAGACGGTAAACTCCATTAGTTATCGGGAAGACCTTCTTGCTGCACTCTTTTTCTTAATCGCCTTTGTCTTATTTCTGAAAATCGATGAAAAATCTTTAACCCGGGGTAAATTTTTTGCGTATTATGCAGGCTCCTTATTTGCCTGCTTCTTATCCCTCTTTTCAAAAGAGACGGCGGTTGCATTCCCTGTCCTGCTTGTGCTGTTTAACGTCTTTTCTGCAACTCCAGCCAGCCCCCTTCGTTCAATGATAAAAAGGGTGAAAGGTGTTTCCATCGGCTATTTTCTAGTCACCGGTTTTTATCTGTTTATCCGGTTTGTGTTGTTTCGGCATGTGTACATTCGATTGGATCAAACTCAGCAAGGCTTGTTTGTCATGCTTAAGGTTATTGCATCGTATATAAAGCTCTTGTTTTTTCCATTCAATCTTAATGCCGATTATGTGGTTCCGCCGGTAAATGCAGGAATACCAGCTTTTATAATCTCAGTGCTCCTCGTAATTACAACCGTCATCCTTCTGATACGATTATGTCAAAGTAATGAACAACATGGGTTTTTTCTCTCGTGGTTCTTTGTTACGCTCTTACCGGTATTAAACATAATTCCCATAGGAAATATTATGGCGGAACGATATCTCTATATTCCCATTATGGGTTTCTCCGGGGTTATCGGAATGCTTGTTCAAAATTATACTCTGAAAAAAAACTTAGCAACAATGTGCCTGGGAACCGTTATTGTTGTCTTCGGTATTACCAGTGTCCACCGGAACGGAATATGGCGGGATGAACTCACCTTATGGTGTTCAACCGTTAATCGTGAGCCTAACAGTGCCCGTGCTCATCACAATCTCGGTGTTGTGCATAGTTTAAAAGGCTTCTATGACTATGCCGAATTTGAATATAAAAAGACGCTGGAAATTAAGCCCAGGGATGCAGAGTCACACTATAACATGGGAAATGCCTACGAGAGGAAAGGTATGTTCGATGCTGCTATCAAAGAATATCAGGAGGCATTGCGGTACAATCCGGTTTATGCCGATGCCTATAATAATCTTGGTGGTATATATAAAAACAAACGTCATATCGACAGGGCTATCGAACTCTATAAAAAAGCAACCCAATGTAACCCGTTCAATCCCTACTATTACAATAATCTTGGACTTGCATACCGTGAAAATAAACTCTACAAAGAGGCTATTGCTGACTTGAGAAAGGCATTACAAATAAACTCCGGGATCTCCACCACACATAACAACCTGGGAAATACTTACAGGGAAATGGGGAACTTCGGGGAGGCATTGACTGAGTTCAAAACAGCGCTGAAGCTGGACCCTGCGAACGCTGATCTCCACAACAATCTGGGGATTATTTTTACAGATATGGAGCAGTTTGAGAAGGCCATACATGAATTTGATACCGCAATTCGACTCAATCCAAAATTGGCCAATGTGCATAATAACCTTGGCATTGTCTATGCGAAGAAGGGTTATCCCGATAAGGCTGTTAATGAACTGAATGAGGCAGTTGCACGGGGATTTGACAATGCGGATGTGCATAATAATTTAGCGGGGATATATTTGACGAAGGGATCAACAGATAACGCGATTGCTGAACTTCAGTTGGCCTTAAAATGTAATCCTGTAGATAGCAATGCCCACTGTAACCTGGGAAATGCTTATATGTCAAAAAATCTTGTGGATGAAGCCATTTCTGAGTTTAAAGAGGCAGTAAAATACAATCCCGCCGATGGAGAGATATACTATTATCTTGGAAATGCCTTTTACCGGAAAGGACAATACAGTGAATCGGTAGATTCTCTTCACCAATCGGTTCACTATCAGCCGAATAACCCGTTAGCACATAAACTACTCGGCGTTATTTATGCAAATTACTTAAACAACCCTTCCAGCGCATTATTCCACCTGAACGAAACACTCAGATTAGACTCTCGGCAATCCATGGCAAAAGAAATAACGGAATTCATCAGCAAGCTAAAAAATAAGTAGCCAATGGTTATCTGTGTTCTTTCATAAGATTTTCATGAACAGGGTTTCTTCGGTAAGTGGGTTCCCAATTCGGCGCTTAGAAACCAGAAATTATTTATTGACAATGAAAAAATTACATTTATAATATAACAACGATAAAGGCAAACTCCGAGTGATCGGGGGACGCAAAGGAAAGGGTCTTTAATAGGTTCATGCGGGGTTCACCTGAGATAATAAAAGAGACGCGTACCATAGAGGAAGCTTTAACTTTTAAAGATAGCCTTACTGCCGAAGATGTTCGGGAATGAATATTTTCACAGCAAGGCTTTTTTTATTTCTAAAAACTTTAAGTTAAGGCGGCATTCTATGCATAGAAAAATAGTATCCTTATTGTCGCGAAACTCGAAGATCTATTTTAGGAATAGAATCATGCACCAGGGCGAGAGGATGGTTCAATGCCTTTCGCTCATTATGATACTGGTTGCATCGGGCTTGTGTGTTTCTACACCCTTTTTTACCAGTGTAAAGATTGAAAGAACGAAAAGACCGGAAGGCCTTGGAAGTTCCTCCTATGTGCAAGATCTCGAAAAACTCTGTCGCATCAATACAAATGGAAGACCATGGGAGTATATCGTTATACATCACAGCGCCACGGCAAAAGGTAATGCCGCCCGATTTGACCATTACCACCGGAAAAACAGAAAATGGCAGCATGGCCTCGCTTACCATTTTGTGATTGGGAACGGATCTGTTTCAGGAGATGGTGAAATTGAGGTTGGTGAGCGCTGGAAAAAACAAATTCATGGCGCCCATACAGCGAATATGGATTGTAATCGTGTAGCAATCGGGGTTTGTCTGGTTGGTGATTTTGAAAACGGGGGAGCCCCAACCGAAAACCAACTCGATTCGCTCGTCAGACTTATCCAATATCTTTCCAGAAAATACAATATTGCTTCATCTAATATATTACAGCATAAAGAGGTGCATCAGAAATGTACCGCCTGTCCAGGTAAAAATTTCCCATTTGCAGAGATTAAGACAAGATTGCTGCAAATCGCATCAAAAGGAAGCAAGCATATCCAGGAATTATAATGGTAGGCTTTTGTTGTGTTCGTGTAAAAAGTTATTTTTGAGGAAGTTTTTGTTCTGTAGTTATTAGTAAGTCTCGTGTAACTCTTTTTGTTACGGCTACGCTGGGTTACTTTGTTTGTGTTTTTAATAGTTCTGTCTTTACCTCTTCAATAGACATACCATAAGGCCTTCCATGCTCTTGTAATTTTTTGTCATATTTGTAATTTCGGGCAGCCACAAGTCCTAAACCTCCTCCCT contains:
- a CDS encoding succinate dehydrogenase/fumarate reductase iron-sulfur subunit, which encodes MKFRIYRFDPDADKEPYYQKYQISANPSDRILDCLNRIKWEQDGTLSYRMSCGHGVCGSDAMKINGRCALACQKLVKEYEGQEVVLEPLPSYKVLKDLVVDLEPFFEKVKLVRPYLISETIPPEKERSQSPENSKQLDTAIRCILCACCMGACPVVNENERFIGPAPLVWAFRYIFDSRDDKYRDRLRQLDYPDGAWACVNHYECTRVCPKEIPVTKYINTIKQEIQKTKDKSSPA
- a CDS encoding tetratricopeptide repeat protein — protein: MSTVRSPAPRYFPTKLNKYLKDIAPYSILAAISVVVFLNTLSNTFVYDDSATVVNNNLIKNWKNLHSIFSFHYFILSGELSYRPVVTLSYFADYFLWGLNPAGFHLTNILLQTANTVLFYVFVKQVTKANTAAFISTLLFATHPILTETVNSISYREDLLAALFFLIAFVLFLKIDEKSLTRGKFFAYYAGSLFACFLSLFSKETAVAFPVLLVLFNVFSATPASPLRSMIKRVKGVSIGYFLVTGFYLFIRFVLFRHVYIRLDQTQQGLFVMLKVIASYIKLLFFPFNLNADYVVPPVNAGIPAFIISVLLVITTVILLIRLCQSNEQHGFFLSWFFVTLLPVLNIIPIGNIMAERYLYIPIMGFSGVIGMLVQNYTLKKNLATMCLGTVIVVFGITSVHRNGIWRDELTLWCSTVNREPNSARAHHNLGVVHSLKGFYDYAEFEYKKTLEIKPRDAESHYNMGNAYERKGMFDAAIKEYQEALRYNPVYADAYNNLGGIYKNKRHIDRAIELYKKATQCNPFNPYYYNNLGLAYRENKLYKEAIADLRKALQINSGISTTHNNLGNTYREMGNFGEALTEFKTALKLDPANADLHNNLGIIFTDMEQFEKAIHEFDTAIRLNPKLANVHNNLGIVYAKKGYPDKAVNELNEAVARGFDNADVHNNLAGIYLTKGSTDNAIAELQLALKCNPVDSNAHCNLGNAYMSKNLVDEAISEFKEAVKYNPADGEIYYYLGNAFYRKGQYSESVDSLHQSVHYQPNNPLAHKLLGVIYANYLNNPSSALFHLNETLRLDSRQSMAKEITEFISKLKNK
- a CDS encoding peptidoglycan recognition family protein, which produces MHRKIVSLLSRNSKIYFRNRIMHQGERMVQCLSLIMILVASGLCVSTPFFTSVKIERTKRPEGLGSSSYVQDLEKLCRINTNGRPWEYIVIHHSATAKGNAARFDHYHRKNRKWQHGLAYHFVIGNGSVSGDGEIEVGERWKKQIHGAHTANMDCNRVAIGVCLVGDFENGGAPTENQLDSLVRLIQYLSRKYNIASSNILQHKEVHQKCTACPGKNFPFAEIKTRLLQIASKGSKHIQEL